Proteins encoded in a region of the Atopobium sp. oral taxon 416 genome:
- a CDS encoding ABC transporter ATP-binding protein: MSEKDNDVILRVEHLTKHYPVNTGVFSRPKKVVHALEDVSFEVHRDETFAIVGESGCGKSTCGKCILRLTEPTSGKVYLDAKDFTSLKGEELKQERAKMKLIFQDPYSSLNPRMTVADIIAEPIDIALTYKTKEERDKRVEDVMQAVGLDLEFKYRYPHEFSGGQRQRIGIARAIVLEPELVICDEPVSALDVSVQAKVINLLEDLQHRLGLSYIFISHDLSVVKHIADRVMVMYLGHMMELAGKQELYDNPLHPYTKALLTVVPRIGRERIQDMHVLQGDVPSPTTPPTGCAFHTRCPHCMRVCTEKKPEMAEVAPDHWCACHLFDKDLSEAERKLDLNETLLEAEEQTRAVR, encoded by the coding sequence GTGAGTGAGAAGGACAACGATGTGATCCTGAGGGTCGAGCACCTCACGAAGCACTATCCGGTGAACACCGGCGTTTTCTCCCGTCCAAAGAAGGTCGTCCATGCCCTCGAGGATGTCTCTTTTGAAGTCCATCGGGATGAGACCTTTGCAATCGTGGGTGAGTCCGGCTGCGGCAAATCCACTTGCGGCAAGTGCATCCTGCGCCTGACTGAGCCGACCTCAGGCAAAGTGTACCTGGATGCGAAGGACTTCACATCCCTCAAAGGGGAGGAGCTCAAGCAGGAGCGCGCGAAGATGAAGCTCATCTTCCAGGACCCCTACAGCTCGCTCAATCCACGTATGACGGTAGCAGACATCATCGCTGAGCCGATCGATATCGCCCTCACTTACAAAACGAAGGAAGAGCGGGACAAGAGGGTTGAGGACGTGATGCAGGCGGTGGGCCTGGACCTTGAGTTCAAGTACCGCTACCCCCACGAGTTCTCCGGAGGGCAACGCCAGCGTATCGGAATCGCCCGCGCGATCGTGCTGGAGCCGGAGCTAGTGATCTGCGATGAGCCAGTCTCCGCCCTGGACGTCTCCGTGCAGGCGAAGGTGATCAACCTGCTCGAGGACCTGCAGCATCGGCTAGGCCTCTCCTATATCTTTATCAGCCATGACCTCTCCGTCGTTAAGCATATAGCCGACAGAGTCATGGTGATGTATCTGGGGCACATGATGGAGCTTGCAGGCAAGCAAGAGCTCTACGATAACCCACTGCATCCCTACACGAAGGCACTGCTTACGGTCGTGCCGCGCATCGGGCGGGAGCGTATCCAGGACATGCACGTGCTCCAAGGTGATGTGCCGAGTCCTACAACCCCACCGACAGGTTGTGCCTTCCACACCCGCTGCCCACACTGCATGAGGGTCTGTACCGAGAAGAAGCCAGAGATGGCTGAGGTGGCTCCGGACCACTGGTGCGCCTGCCACCTCTTCGATAAGGACCTCAGCGAGGCGGAGCGTAAGTTGGATCTCAACGAGACTCTGCTCGAAGCTGAGGAGCAGACGAGGGCTGTACGATAA
- a CDS encoding ABC transporter ATP-binding protein, with protein sequence MTDADRKYAQQQEITQGKDVLLRVSDLCVTLYTEDGALPALQHLNFMMRKGETLGVVGESGCGKSLTALSIIGLLPSPPAKITGGSIELNGEDLTKLSKDQMQTYRGKDIGMIFQEPMTSLNPVMKAGDQIREGILVHNPAMPKEEASKRALAMIRSVGIPAPEKVYKSYPHELSGGMRQRIMIAMALACQPSLLICDEPTTALDVTIQAQILQLIDRMKTQTGTAVMLITHDMGVVSEMADWVIVMYAGHLVEYTMASALFTEPLHPYTRGLINSIPSLDNQIDTLYAIPGNVPMLNELPQGCPFNPRCPFAKDICRRQVPKLEQAKEDRCHLVACWRYRKEWGETK encoded by the coding sequence ATGACCGATGCAGACAGAAAGTATGCTCAGCAGCAGGAGATCACTCAGGGCAAGGACGTCCTGTTGCGGGTCAGTGACCTCTGCGTGACGCTTTACACCGAGGACGGCGCGCTGCCGGCGCTGCAGCATCTGAACTTCATGATGCGCAAAGGGGAGACCTTGGGTGTCGTGGGTGAGTCCGGTTGTGGCAAGTCCCTGACCGCCCTCTCCATCATCGGCCTTCTGCCGTCCCCGCCTGCCAAGATCACCGGGGGCTCCATTGAGCTCAACGGAGAAGACCTGACGAAGCTTTCCAAAGACCAGATGCAAACATACCGGGGCAAGGATATCGGCATGATCTTTCAGGAGCCGATGACGAGCCTGAATCCGGTCATGAAGGCTGGGGATCAGATCCGTGAGGGCATCCTCGTCCACAATCCGGCCATGCCAAAAGAAGAGGCTAGCAAGCGAGCCTTAGCTATGATACGCTCGGTGGGTATTCCAGCACCAGAGAAGGTGTACAAAAGCTATCCACACGAGCTCTCCGGCGGCATGCGGCAGAGAATTATGATCGCGATGGCACTGGCCTGCCAGCCCTCGCTGCTGATTTGCGATGAGCCGACCACGGCACTCGACGTGACGATCCAGGCACAGATTCTGCAGCTGATCGATCGCATGAAGACCCAGACGGGTACCGCAGTCATGCTCATCACCCACGATATGGGCGTTGTATCAGAGATGGCAGACTGGGTCATCGTGATGTATGCGGGCCACCTCGTGGAGTATACGATGGCAAGTGCGCTCTTCACCGAGCCGCTGCACCCCTATACGCGGGGCCTGATTAACTCCATCCCGTCGCTCGATAACCAGATCGATACGCTCTACGCGATCCCGGGCAACGTACCCATGCTCAACGAGCTGCCTCAGGGCTGCCCCTTCAACCCGCGTTGCCCCTTTGCCAAGGATATCTGCCGTAGACAGGTACCGAAGCTGGAGCAGGCCAAAGAGGATCGATGCCATCTGGTTGCCTGCTGGCGCTACCGGAAGGAATGGGGTGAGACCAAGTGA
- a CDS encoding ABC transporter permease, with protein MALLHSDKKDKKTQEAERIADSINEDNLHAAEAVGTPKAATKRAETYWTVSWRILKKNTVGMVCLWIIVALIAVAILAPLIAPYDPDTQALNQMLQAPSAAHPFGTDEFGRDILSRVIYGCRISLSVGVVSQLIASLIGFFAGVCAGYFGGKVDAVISFIIQVFSSFPFLLFSIVVMFVLGPGLVNLYVALGLLMWCTTARLVRGDVMRIKSSEYIQSCILSGGSSWRIITRHLLPNVASTLIVTASLGIPSAIMSEASLSFLGLGVQPPMASWGQMISASQPYIQSNTYYSVIPGIAIIITVMAFNLFGDALRDALDPRMRS; from the coding sequence ATGGCTTTGCTTCACTCAGACAAAAAAGATAAGAAGACCCAGGAGGCCGAGCGCATCGCCGACTCGATCAACGAGGATAACCTGCATGCCGCTGAAGCGGTGGGCACCCCGAAGGCGGCTACCAAGCGGGCAGAGACCTACTGGACGGTGTCCTGGAGGATCCTGAAGAAGAATACAGTGGGCATGGTGTGCCTGTGGATCATTGTGGCGCTGATCGCGGTGGCGATCCTCGCGCCGCTGATAGCACCCTATGACCCGGACACACAGGCCTTAAACCAGATGCTGCAGGCCCCGAGTGCCGCACATCCCTTCGGGACCGACGAGTTCGGGCGGGACATCCTCTCCCGCGTCATCTATGGCTGTAGGATCTCCCTCTCCGTCGGCGTTGTCTCCCAGCTCATCGCTTCGCTGATCGGCTTCTTTGCGGGGGTGTGCGCAGGCTACTTCGGGGGCAAAGTGGACGCGGTGATCTCCTTCATCATCCAAGTCTTCTCGAGTTTCCCGTTCTTGCTCTTCTCGATCGTCGTGATGTTTGTGCTCGGGCCGGGGCTCGTAAACCTCTATGTAGCCTTAGGACTTTTGATGTGGTGTACGACGGCGCGCCTGGTGCGCGGCGATGTCATGCGGATCAAGAGCTCCGAATACATCCAATCCTGTATCCTTTCCGGCGGCAGCAGCTGGCGCATCATTACCCGTCACCTGCTTCCCAATGTGGCCTCCACGCTGATCGTGACTGCGAGCTTGGGGATTCCGTCGGCGATCATGAGCGAAGCCTCCCTGTCCTTCTTGGGGCTCGGCGTGCAGCCGCCCATGGCAAGCTGGGGACAGATGATCTCAGCTTCGCAACCCTACATCCAATCCAACACCTACTACTCCGTGATTCCTGGTATCGCAATCATCATTACCGTAATGGCCTTCAACCTCTTCGGTGACGCGCTGCGCGACGCGCTCGATCCAAGAATGCGCTCGTAA
- a CDS encoding ABC transporter permease, translating into MRSYLIKRILQALGVILCISAITFFVLNIVPGDPVRIMMGEMADENVVEQVRHSMGLDRPVGVQYLTWIGNMLHGDFGTSYAQRRPVIVLLSSAVGVTATLATFAYLIALAVGLIFGVVAAVNHGKAADRILMSLAILGISAPAFWVAIILQIIFALNLKWFPLSGTKSANAFVLPVLALSFRYAASIARVTRTSMLDVLNQDYIRTAEAKGLKRWSVILGHGFRNALIPIITIAGTQLGDIFTGSILIESIFSLPGIGKLLLDAINARDLPLIEGGVMYVATICVIIYLVVDILYAIADPRIRLGGEAQE; encoded by the coding sequence ATGAGAAGTTACCTCATAAAGAGGATCCTGCAGGCCCTCGGCGTCATTCTTTGCATCTCTGCTATTACCTTCTTTGTACTCAACATCGTACCGGGCGATCCGGTCCGGATCATGATGGGCGAGATGGCAGACGAGAATGTGGTAGAGCAGGTTCGCCATTCGATGGGGCTCGATCGACCTGTCGGAGTGCAGTACCTCACCTGGATTGGCAATATGCTGCACGGTGACTTCGGTACCTCCTATGCGCAGCGCCGACCGGTGATCGTGTTGCTCTCGAGTGCTGTCGGGGTAACCGCAACCTTAGCGACCTTTGCCTACTTGATTGCGCTTGCGGTCGGCCTGATCTTCGGTGTGGTCGCCGCGGTCAACCATGGTAAGGCTGCGGACCGTATCCTTATGTCGCTCGCTATCTTAGGTATCTCTGCGCCGGCTTTTTGGGTCGCTATCATTCTCCAGATCATCTTTGCGCTGAACCTCAAGTGGTTCCCGCTCTCCGGGACTAAGAGCGCAAATGCGTTCGTGTTGCCGGTTCTTGCGCTCTCTTTCCGCTATGCAGCCTCCATCGCGCGTGTGACGCGCACCTCGATGCTCGATGTCCTGAATCAGGACTACATCCGCACTGCAGAGGCGAAGGGCCTGAAGAGATGGTCGGTGATTTTGGGGCACGGCTTCAGAAATGCTTTAATCCCGATCATCACGATCGCAGGTACGCAGCTGGGTGATATCTTCACCGGTTCTATCCTGATCGAGTCGATCTTCTCGCTGCCGGGTATCGGTAAGCTCTTGCTCGATGCTATCAACGCGCGTGACCTGCCCCTGATTGAGGGTGGCGTCATGTATGTCGCCACGATCTGTGTGATCATCTATCTCGTCGTGGACATTCTCTATGCGATTGCGGACCCTCGTATCCGTCTCGGTGGGGAGGCGCAGGAGTAA
- a CDS encoding ABC transporter substrate-binding protein has product MPHAITRRSFVRGAGALGAGLVLSGLTGCGKRRARSDMSPTTLRKILRFGQGNAHEVLDMQTAANTLTATISDCVCEPLLKWDQDNQLEPCLLTSVPRFEHDGVTLHCNLKEGVQFQDGTELTAEDVKYTFERMFRPDTQARCAYLYAHIAGANEMLSERGDSLDEGITIEDNTHFTFHLTSPFTPFIPRLGLPYAQIFPEDVCEQAGDDWGDGTNFLGTGKYYLVSNDEDEVVLEPNGYYHEGEPPLDEIHIVFFEDSSDKLKAFQYGQIDYCDLPIELLAQYQDDKDVGPLITPYDTLGVQLVNLNLSDTMGLTNSRIRQALSLAIDRQTIVDTVAAGSGTVCSGWLPPSIPGYDSSAPAFAYDPDRARQLLEQEGATSLHLTSRVRKGINQQQLSQIQSMWRDVGVDLDMRVVDNGAWASDVADGTLQVTTLGWYASYPSADDLMYSYFYANNAAKHSSFYNNPQFDALVTQARTTMNPAEQARLYQKADNILTRQDYATLPLYWPQNQFVAYDYVLNAKVANLTYHLEDLDIDTTKADYSDGVSE; this is encoded by the coding sequence ATGCCACATGCAATAACGCGGCGCTCATTTGTAAGGGGTGCCGGTGCACTAGGAGCAGGGTTGGTCCTCTCCGGCCTCACCGGCTGCGGCAAACGGCGTGCACGGAGCGATATGAGCCCCACTACTTTGCGGAAGATCCTGCGCTTTGGGCAGGGCAATGCGCACGAGGTGCTCGATATGCAGACTGCGGCTAATACGCTGACCGCCACGATCTCTGACTGTGTTTGTGAGCCACTGCTGAAGTGGGACCAAGACAATCAGTTGGAACCCTGTTTGCTGACCTCAGTCCCGCGCTTTGAGCATGACGGAGTGACCTTGCACTGTAACCTCAAAGAGGGAGTTCAGTTTCAGGATGGCACCGAGCTCACTGCTGAAGACGTGAAGTATACCTTTGAACGGATGTTCAGACCTGATACCCAGGCACGCTGCGCCTACCTCTACGCCCATATCGCCGGAGCAAACGAGATGCTCTCAGAGCGCGGCGATTCCCTCGACGAAGGGATCACGATCGAAGACAATACTCACTTCACGTTTCACCTTACGAGTCCGTTTACGCCCTTTATCCCACGTCTGGGACTGCCCTACGCTCAGATCTTCCCGGAGGATGTCTGCGAGCAGGCCGGGGATGACTGGGGGGATGGAACCAACTTTCTGGGGACCGGCAAATACTACCTGGTGAGCAACGACGAGGACGAAGTGGTACTCGAGCCTAATGGTTACTACCACGAGGGTGAACCACCGCTCGATGAAATCCACATCGTATTTTTTGAGGACAGTTCTGACAAACTCAAGGCCTTCCAGTACGGCCAGATTGACTACTGCGATCTGCCGATCGAACTTCTGGCACAGTATCAGGACGACAAAGACGTGGGGCCGCTGATCACTCCCTACGATACCCTCGGGGTTCAGCTGGTGAATCTGAACTTATCGGACACGATGGGGCTCACAAATTCGCGAATACGCCAGGCGCTCTCGCTTGCGATCGATCGGCAGACGATTGTTGATACGGTGGCTGCCGGCTCCGGCACGGTCTGTTCAGGTTGGCTGCCGCCCTCAATTCCCGGTTACGACAGTTCCGCCCCCGCTTTCGCCTACGATCCTGACCGTGCCCGCCAGCTGTTGGAACAGGAAGGGGCTACTTCCCTGCACCTCACCTCCCGGGTTCGCAAGGGCATCAACCAGCAGCAGCTCTCACAGATCCAGTCAATGTGGCGAGACGTGGGAGTCGATCTCGATATGCGTGTGGTCGACAACGGCGCGTGGGCGTCGGATGTGGCGGATGGGACACTGCAGGTCACAACGCTGGGTTGGTACGCCTCCTATCCGAGTGCCGACGATCTGATGTATTCCTACTTCTATGCGAACAATGCCGCCAAGCACTCCTCGTTCTACAACAACCCACAGTTCGACGCGTTGGTCACGCAGGCTCGCACGACGATGAACCCTGCCGAACAGGCGCGGCTCTACCAGAAGGCAGACAATATCCTCACCCGCCAGGATTATGCGACCTTACCGCTCTACTGGCCCCAAAACCAGTTCGTCGCGTACGACTATGTCCTCAATGCGAAGGTGGCCAACTTAACCTATCACCTGGAGGATCTCGATATCGACACGACCAAAGCAGACTATTCAGACGGAGTATCTGAGTAG
- the rpsA gene encoding 30S ribosomal protein S1, translating to MSEIQNSSVFSLDDVSNEEMNKLIDSNVTDFDEGDLVTGKVVKIEHDEVLLDIGYKSEGVIPARELSIRKDVNPADVVKLGDTIEVMVLQKEDKEGRLILSKRRAEYERAWNRVEEKFKKGEDVEGEVIEVVKGGLILDIGLRGFLPASLVDLRRVKDLNAYLGTRIEARVIEMDRNRNNVVLSRRVVLEEARKAERSEILSKLKPGMRLKGTVSSIVDFGAFVDLGGIDGLIHISELSWNHVNYPSEVVHVGQEVEVQVLDVDMKRERISLGLKQTTEDPWRTLVKKYPVGAIVEGTVTKLVTFGAFVDLGDGVEGLVHISEMAKQHVDTPSQVCKVGDKVQVKVMEIDLDRRRISLSMKAAAETLGIDVPVKPAEKPEDDTAADKADKADEKKDK from the coding sequence TTGAGTGAGATTCAGAACTCGTCCGTCTTTTCTCTTGACGACGTGTCCAATGAGGAAATGAATAAACTCATTGACAGCAACGTCACAGATTTTGATGAGGGAGATTTAGTGACCGGTAAGGTCGTCAAGATTGAGCATGATGAGGTTCTGCTTGACATCGGCTATAAGTCGGAGGGCGTCATTCCTGCGCGCGAACTGTCTATCCGTAAAGATGTTAATCCTGCAGACGTTGTAAAACTCGGCGATACCATCGAAGTCATGGTCCTTCAGAAGGAGGACAAGGAAGGTCGTCTCATCCTCTCCAAGAGACGCGCGGAGTACGAGCGTGCTTGGAACCGTGTTGAGGAGAAGTTCAAGAAGGGCGAGGATGTGGAGGGCGAAGTCATCGAGGTCGTCAAGGGTGGCCTGATCCTCGACATCGGCCTGCGTGGCTTCCTGCCTGCATCCCTCGTTGATCTGCGCAGAGTCAAGGATCTGAACGCCTATCTGGGCACCCGTATTGAGGCTCGCGTTATCGAGATGGATCGTAACCGCAACAATGTCGTTCTGTCCCGTCGTGTTGTCCTCGAGGAGGCCCGTAAGGCTGAGCGCTCCGAGATCCTGTCCAAGCTTAAGCCTGGTATGCGTCTCAAGGGCACCGTTTCCTCCATCGTTGACTTCGGCGCTTTCGTTGATCTGGGCGGCATCGACGGCCTGATCCACATCTCCGAGCTCTCCTGGAACCACGTGAACTATCCGTCTGAGGTTGTCCATGTCGGTCAGGAAGTCGAGGTTCAGGTGCTCGACGTCGATATGAAGCGTGAGCGCATCTCCCTCGGCCTCAAGCAGACCACTGAGGATCCTTGGAGAACCCTGGTCAAGAAGTACCCGGTCGGCGCAATCGTCGAGGGCACTGTGACGAAGCTCGTCACCTTCGGTGCGTTTGTCGACCTCGGCGACGGTGTTGAGGGCTTAGTTCACATCTCTGAGATGGCTAAGCAGCACGTCGACACGCCTTCCCAGGTCTGTAAGGTCGGCGACAAGGTCCAGGTAAAGGTTATGGAAATCGACCTTGACCGTCGTCGTATCTCCCTGTCCATGAAGGCTGCGGCTGAGACGCTCGGCATCGACGTCCCGGTGAAGCCGGCAGAGAAGCCTGAGGATGACACAGCAGCTGACAAAGCTGATAAGGCTGACGAGAAGAAGGACAAGTAG